TGACGAAGAAGTGGATCGTCAGACCACCCTCCCAGAAGGCCGGATAATAATAATAGGGCGCGATCTGGTAGAAACCGAGTTTTTCGTCGTCATAGGGGCCGACCCATTCTGCGGCGTCGATGGTGCCACGTTCCAGTGCCGGATAAATGTCGCCGCCGGGAAGCTGCTGTGGTACGGCGCCAAGCTTCGCAAGCACCTGCCCGGCGACCCCGGCAATACGCATCTTGAGGCCCTTGATATCCTCGATGCCCTTGATCTCCTTACGATACCAGCCGCCCATCTGGGCGCCCGTCGCACCACCGGGAATGCCGATGACGCCGTAGTCGGACAGGAATTCATTATAAGCCCCGTTGCCACCGCCATGGTAAAGCCATGCGTTCTGCTGACGGGCATTCAGACCGAAGGGGATCGTCGAGCCGATGGCGAATGTCGGATCCTTGCCTGTGAAATAATATCCGCAGGTATGAGAAATTTCGACCGTGTTGGCCTTCACGGCATCGATGGCTTGGGCGCCGGGAACAATCTCTCCGGCCTGAAAGACCTGGATGTCGAACTTGCCACCCGTCATGGCCCTCAGAGCATTTGCCATGACAACGGCACCGCCGTAAATCGTGTCGAGATTGTTCGGAAAACCTGACGTCAAACGCCAGCGAACGCTCGGCGATGACTGGGCTATGGCAGGTGTTGCAAGCGTCGACGCAGCCGCAGCCGCCCCCGCAAGCACACCGCCCGACAAGAATTGTCTGCGGCCTGGATTATCCTTCATAATTTACCTCCTCCTGTTGAATACGGGCGACGTGCTCGGGCACTTGCGTGCCCGGTCAATTGTCACGGTGTGCTTGGCTTGCCGAAGCTCGGCGCGGTGTTGCCGGGCGCGAGGAACGGGTTGGCGAAAGGATCGGCGTCGGTTCCCGCACCGGGCATGGGTACGTTGATGTGAACGGCGGAAGGATCGGCCACCTTGGCGCCCGACTTGTAGTGCATCACGATGCCGGGGAACGCGATGATGATGATGACCATTGCAAGCTGGATAAAGAGATAGGGAATGGCGCCGAGATAGATCTGGCTCGATGTGATCGGCTGGATCGTCTGTCCGGTGATGCGATCCCTGTAGGCCCTTGTCGGCGCGACGGACCGTAAAAAGAA
This genomic interval from Agrobacterium fabrum str. C58 contains the following:
- a CDS encoding TRAP transporter substrate-binding protein, producing MKDNPGRRQFLSGGVLAGAAAAASTLATPAIAQSSPSVRWRLTSGFPNNLDTIYGGAVVMANALRAMTGGKFDIQVFQAGEIVPGAQAIDAVKANTVEISHTCGYYFTGKDPTFAIGSTIPFGLNARQQNAWLYHGGGNGAYNEFLSDYGVIGIPGGATGAQMGGWYRKEIKGIEDIKGLKMRIAGVAGQVLAKLGAVPQQLPGGDIYPALERGTIDAAEWVGPYDDEKLGFYQIAPYYYYPAFWEGGLTIHFFVNKDQYAALPDEYKAALDTACKAANINMQALYDVKNKDAIRSLVSKGTQLRPLPRDVLDAAYKATFELYDEYTQKYPAWAKIYPGWKTFRDESYEWFRVAEYTYDSYGYAMQTAGK